One region of Planctomycetota bacterium genomic DNA includes:
- a CDS encoding flagellar biosynthesis anti-sigma factor FlgM, with the protein MSQDRRKLMRQSIPEEAPYSEATPPPMGSTPDMAETLRLLERISRMPDIRFEKVQQMRELIAEGRFETPERIEGTVRRLMEELGL; encoded by the coding sequence ATGAGCCAAGACCGCCGGAAACTGATGAGGCAGAGCATCCCCGAGGAAGCCCCTTACAGTGAGGCGACGCCCCCACCGATGGGCAGTACGCCGGACATGGCGGAGACGCTGCGCCTCCTGGAGAGAATCAGCCGGATGCCTGACATCCGGTTTGAGAAAGTCCAGCAGATGCGCGAACTCATCGCGGAAGGACGGTTTGAAACGCCGGAGCGGATCGAGGGGACCGTGCGGCGCTTGATGGAGGAACTCGGGCTCTAG